The genomic interval CACTTGCCGGTGACCTGCACCTTTTTGCCCGAATTCTCGGCCTTGCTGATGGTGGCGTACTCGATGGAGCTGTTCAGGAACGAGTATCCGCCGACAGCGAGAAAGATCAGCACGACCAGTCCGCCGATGATATACCGTTTTTTCATGGGTGTGTCCTCTCGTGATTAATCTTCAAGCTTCTTCACGGCTCTGTCGATACGCCACACGTATCCGAAGAGACCTGCCCACACCATCAGAACGATAATGAGGACGACGTAGAGCGAGTTGTGTTCCAGAAATTCGTACATATCCTGTCCGAGTATAGTGATTTATTGCAATCGAGAAAAGGTGATTCGGCGGTGATGTGTGTTTCCCGTTCAGGACTGTCCCGGCGTCCGTGCAAGTGAGATGCGGTACAGACTGAATCGGATGCGCATCAGCCACCCGTACAGCACGAGATACCCGAGCAGTAGTCCGTACAGAACCACACGCATGGTGGCGTCCATACCCCCGGAACTGACGACGGGCCCCGAAGTTGTGTCGTCGGCGGAACCGGGATGGAGGCCCGGCATGATGCGGGGCATGATGAAAATGAAGAACGGCACGGTGACGGCGGCCAGGATGCTGTACACGGCGCTCAGACTGGCGCGTTTTTCCTCGACCTCGATGGCGGAGCGCAGCGCGAAATAGGCGCCGTACACGAGCAGCAGCACAAAGATCGATGTCTCGCGGGGATCCCAGTTCCAGAATGATCCCCAGTTGAATTTTGCCCACACGGATCCGGTTGTGGTGGCGAGGATGCAGAACAGGAGCCCGAGTCCGGCCGAAATTGCCGACTTGGCGTCGTCATCCATCTGTTTCCTGCGCAGATACTTGATGCCGAACCACATGGACACGAGGAAGGCGATCACGGTGAGCCACGACATGGGCACATGGAAAAAGATGATTTTGGCGCGTTCCTCCAGGCCCGGAATAAAGGGGAAGGTCAGACCCGGATCGGTCGCGAGAATGCGCGAGACGGCGACGCGATGCCGCGCCGCATCGTAGCGCGCGAGCACGAGGTAGCCGGTCGCGGCATCCAGATCCGCGGGCCTGGCCGCAAAAGCGACCGGCGACTCGAGTCCGTGCCCATCGGTTGCCTTCAGAACAAAGGCACCGTCGGCATCGGGCTCGGCGGATTTTGCGCCGAGAGTAAGCTTCAGCGGGATTTCCTTTTCGGGGGACATCTGCGCGTACATCGCGAGGTCGCCGAACGTGCCGGCAACAGGCGTGATGATGCCGAAGACACTGAACACGGCAATCCAGATGAACAGGAGAATTTTCCACCACATACGGGCTGTCCTTTCCTTTACTCTTTCCAGACAAAATCGAACAGAAGATACGACGCCGTGACCACCACGGCACAATACGACACAAGCAATTGCAGATCGGGCCAGGCCTCATTCCATGTGTTCCCTTCTATTGCCGTTTTTGTGGCGGAGATTCCCGCCATGAGCAGGGGCAGAAGGATCGGGAATGAGAGAACGGGAAACAGCGTACCCTTGGTGTTCGCCTTCGCGATGATGGCGGCAATGATGGTTGTAGCGGCGGCTGTCGCGACACTGCCGAGGGCAATGACCGCGAGGAACAAACCCGGCTGATTGACACGGATCTCGGGCAGGAACACAAGGAAGAGCGCGACAATAAACGCGTTGAGCACAAGCGACAGTACCACGTTGAACAGCAGCTTTCCGAGATACACGGAACTCGGACTGCACAAAAGCTGCAGCGCCAGCGACGTGCCGCGCTCCTCTTCCGCGACGAAGGAGCGCGAGAGTCCGCTCATCGCCGCAAAAAACATGACCACCCACAGGAGACCCGCGTGTACGGCCCGCCCCAGGGTCTCGCCGGCAAGTGCAAAAAGAATGACGGCAATCGCGACTACCACGAACATGAACAGCGCGTTGACGGCGTAGCGCGTGCGCAATTCCGAGCGCACGTCCTTCGCGAAGACGGCGGAAGCCCCGCGGCGCAGACTCACCGGGACACCCCGGCGGCAGACCATTTCACGATATCAGATGTGCGCGTTTTCATCCTAATCGCGAAATATACAAAAATTCGGATGCCGCACGAAGCAAATAGCGCGACCCCGTCCCGCACCTGCGACCCTTGCCGGGTGCCTGCTCACCGCCTCTCGCGGTGTCGCAGACACGGACACGCGAACTGGAGTTACTTCAGGAAACCGGCAATCAGTGCGAGGAGCTGTTCGCGCTGAAAGGGTTTCGGAAGGTACTCGTTGCACCCCGCGTCAAAGCAGCGCTGGCGGTCCGCCGGAAAGGCGTGCGCGGTCAACGCGATGATGGGGAGGGTCGAGAACCGGGCCTCCGTACGCAGCGACTGCGTGAACTGCAGCCCGTCCATGTCTCCGTGCAGGGAGATGTCCATCAGAATAATGTCGATGCGCTGCGCGTTCAGGATCTCGAGCGCCTGCGGAGCCGACGAGGCGACACGTACATTGTAGTGTCGCGAAAGGAGCAGCGACATGTACTGCTGGCTCTGGATGTCGTCCTCCACCACAAGCACGCAACGCGCCGCCGCGTCGTGCGCATTGCGCGCGGAATTTTCGCCCGAGGCGGAGTCGCCCGCGATGGAGCCGCTGCCCGCATCGAGCGGGAAGAATAGGGTGCACACGGTTCCGTGTCCTTTGTGACTGTCTATCGATATCATGCCCTTGCTCACTTCCACGTAATGGCGTGTCAGTGCCATGCCGAGTCCCAGCCCCTCGAAGGGCCGCGTTGTGCCCGAAGATTCCTGGGAGAATTTTTCGAATATTCTCGGGAGGTATTCATCCGATATTCCGATTCCCGAGTCGGCTACGTCGATGCGCGCCCACGCATCCTCGATGGCGACACTGATGATGACGTTTCCCCGCTCCGTGAATTTAATGGCGTTGTCGAGCAGGTTTATCAGGGCCTGCTCAAGTGTGTAGCGATCGACGGTCGAGAACGCCGCGAGACAGGTGCTCTCGTGTTTCAGCGCGACCCCCTTTGCCTCGGCAATCGGCCGCATGTCGGTGGCGAGCGACTCGGCGACGTCGACGAGGTTGACGGTTTCGAAACGCGGTGTGTATGTGCCGG from Ignavibacteriota bacterium carries:
- a CDS encoding CcmD family protein produces the protein MYEFLEHNSLYVVLIIVLMVWAGLFGYVWRIDRAVKKLED
- the ccsA gene encoding cytochrome c biogenesis protein CcsA — protein: MSPEKEIPLKLTLGAKSAEPDADGAFVLKATDGHGLESPVAFAARPADLDAATGYLVLARYDAARHRVAVSRILATDPGLTFPFIPGLEERAKIIFFHVPMSWLTVIAFLVSMWFGIKYLRRKQMDDDAKSAISAGLGLLFCILATTTGSVWAKFNWGSFWNWDPRETSIFVLLLVYGAYFALRSAIEVEEKRASLSAVYSILAAVTVPFFIFIMPRIMPGLHPGSADDTTSGPVVSSGGMDATMRVVLYGLLLGYLVLYGWLMRIRFSLYRISLARTPGQS
- a CDS encoding heme exporter protein CcmB, with protein sequence MVCRRGVPVSLRRGASAVFAKDVRSELRTRYAVNALFMFVVVAIAVILFALAGETLGRAVHAGLLWVVMFFAAMSGLSRSFVAEEERGTSLALQLLCSPSSVYLGKLLFNVVLSLVLNAFIVALFLVFLPEIRVNQPGLFLAVIALGSVATAAATTIIAAIIAKANTKGTLFPVLSFPILLPLLMAGISATKTAIEGNTWNEAWPDLQLLVSYCAVVVTASYLLFDFVWKE